The following proteins come from a genomic window of Hydractinia symbiolongicarpus strain clone_291-10 chromosome 2, HSymV2.1, whole genome shotgun sequence:
- the LOC130627045 gene encoding uncharacterized protein LOC130627045 isoform X2 produces the protein MAGNIRVFLVALHIFASTPLHISNRAEEVTVKEISEIGKKNIPEICQKNLFLRNHATKGNLLSPQDFVNLRNCNQQYPNCKHKVGMLTTTYAEDSNGKTLIIFEVTGIKKQGCWGYLLQFSDNLEMKNIYFNFDNEDADYKKIIYFRLGFTYNFTVTPIPGARCELEVIKDIYFKLKEEKDMFSNCETPSYTERKRIATKICNMFPRNGAKRWRTTQKLLTEEKCKFVLLSGNSL, from the exons ATGGCTGGTAACATTCGCGTTTTTCTTGTCGCGCTTCATATTTTCGCTTCAACACCTTTGCACATA agCAACAGAGCAGAAGAAGTTACAGTTAAAGAAATTAGTGAAATTGGGAAAAAAA ATATTCCTGAAATTTGTCAGAAAAACCTTTTTCTAAGGAATCATGCTACGAAAG GAAATTTGCTTTCTCCGCAAGATTTTGTTAATTTGCGAAACTGCAACCAGCAGTATCCCAACTGTAAACACAAAGTTGGAATGTTGACTACAACATATGCAGAAGATAGTAATGGCAAAACCTTAATCATATTTGAAGTTACGGGCATCAAAAAACAAG GATGTTGGGGGTATTTGCTTCAATTCAGTGACAACTtggaaatgaaaaatatttattttaatttcgatAACGAG GATGCTGATTATAAGAAGATAATATACTTTCGTCTTGGATTCACTTATAACTTCACTGTTACACCTATTCCAGGAG CACGATGCGAGCTAGAAGTGATAAAAGATATTTACTTTA AATTAAAAGAAGAGAAGGACATGTTCTCCAACTGTGAAACACCAA gtTATACAGAACGAAAACGTATAGCAACAAAGATTTGCAACATGTTTCCTCGTAATGGAGCTAAACGGTGGAGAACTACACAAAAATTACTCACTgaagaaaaatgtaaatttgttcTTCTTTCAGGCAACTCACTttga
- the LOC130627045 gene encoding uncharacterized protein LOC130627045 isoform X1, whose protein sequence is MAGNIRVFLVALHIFASTPLHISNRAEEVTVKEISEIGKKNIPEICQKNLFLRNHATKGNLLSPQDFVNLRNCNQQYPNCKHKVGMLTTTYAEDSNGKTLIIFEVTGIKKQGCWGYLLQFSDNLEMKNIYFNFDNEDADYKKIIYFRLGFTYNFTVTPIPGGDSLSIVTEAPTRCELEVIKDIYFKLKEEKDMFSNCETPSYTERKRIATKICNMFPRNGAKRWRTTQKLLTEEKCKFVLLSGNSL, encoded by the exons ATGGCTGGTAACATTCGCGTTTTTCTTGTCGCGCTTCATATTTTCGCTTCAACACCTTTGCACATA agCAACAGAGCAGAAGAAGTTACAGTTAAAGAAATTAGTGAAATTGGGAAAAAAA ATATTCCTGAAATTTGTCAGAAAAACCTTTTTCTAAGGAATCATGCTACGAAAG GAAATTTGCTTTCTCCGCAAGATTTTGTTAATTTGCGAAACTGCAACCAGCAGTATCCCAACTGTAAACACAAAGTTGGAATGTTGACTACAACATATGCAGAAGATAGTAATGGCAAAACCTTAATCATATTTGAAGTTACGGGCATCAAAAAACAAG GATGTTGGGGGTATTTGCTTCAATTCAGTGACAACTtggaaatgaaaaatatttattttaatttcgatAACGAG GATGCTGATTATAAGAAGATAATATACTTTCGTCTTGGATTCACTTATAACTTCACTGTTACACCTATTCCAGGAGGTGATTCATTAAGCATTGTAACAGAAGCACCGA CACGATGCGAGCTAGAAGTGATAAAAGATATTTACTTTA AATTAAAAGAAGAGAAGGACATGTTCTCCAACTGTGAAACACCAA gtTATACAGAACGAAAACGTATAGCAACAAAGATTTGCAACATGTTTCCTCGTAATGGAGCTAAACGGTGGAGAACTACACAAAAATTACTCACTgaagaaaaatgtaaatttgttcTTCTTTCAGGCAACTCACTttga
- the LOC130627071 gene encoding uncharacterized protein LOC130627071 produces MNFAPVLCVLVSIVAITNGFNHSRLQKKFLLKAQSEKGPYTKETSHQRYRRFSNDVTFERTQSKLTEYLTNMVEYIWDVHMNQKKNIIQKQQVRQVRTNYIHNSGLH; encoded by the exons ATGAATTTTGCACCTGTTTTATGTGTACTAGTTTCAATTGTAGCGATTACTAACG gaTTCAACCATAGTCGactgcaaaaaaaattcttattaaaaGCACAATCAGAAAAAGGACCATACACGAAAGAAACATCGCATCAGCGATATCGAAGATTTTCTAACGATGTGACATTCGAACGTACACAAAGCAAGTTGACGGAATACTTGACTAACATGGTTGAGTACATATGGGATGTTCATATGAACCAGAAAAAGAATATCATACAAAAACAGCAAGTACGACAAGTACGAACGAATTATATACATAATTCTGGTCTGCACTAA